The Nocardiopsis dassonvillei subsp. dassonvillei DSM 43111 genome contains a region encoding:
- a CDS encoding bifunctional glycosyltransferase/CDP-glycerol:glycerophosphate glycerophosphotransferase produces MVALSVVVPIYNVERYLDECLRSLQVQTWDDLEVVMVDDGSPDGSAAIAARYAEQDPRFRLIQQENGGLGAARNTGIEHARGDFLTFVDSDDVIPSYAFGYHLESLRRSGSDFSSGNVHRLNELGTRQSPMHRRIFRTAKTGTHITREDTLLVDRLATNKVWRRSFWDRHGMTFPVGVLHEDIPVAIPLHFLAESVDVLSAPVYLWRERPSDDKSITQDRLRPQALEDRVSAVTKVSDFLRENQPPLQKRRWDAVALGSDLRLFLQVLDRADADFTRRLVELGNAYLDQVDDKVLRDLPAIERLKWHLIRQRKVEQLREVIVFNKSAEHKKAKIVRHGIRYYADYPFKDDPAQGVPRSVYRVRSELKLRQKAEELTWVDGKLVVGGRVCLKYLRPNKRLQQQVRAWAVNAEDGRRVRLSTTTHQANEFRLAPTVATSRKDWGGYRIVIDPAELGDEGDWYVELGVVNRGFRRVDRLKKPAAADVRMLGPEQVRPGVWARPHWVDDFELRLTVERPAVVLDGSAVEGSSLVLSGRATGTPTEGLSAYVQRFPGDVEVPAKVETDGASVRVLADLAALTDGYQDRDAIAGSDPYEDWSVHLRDGSGRSRWIPFAEDGPEGRYAHSGLSVRVLPDFAGRTRVRVERPQPLLTAVSWDDDVLDLRGDFPETPTGELSLVVKAVGRMEEHLFPVEAADGRFSASVPPTAIPNFGTKVPLTPGNYRFLLRTATGDNQWDDRRIGFSRELRTAKFPAPEKEGGFDLELKPDGRGWPVLRLGSVLRPEEQGSYAQQVLREEVYPKLRRKPVLPGIVFDSYTGKQFSDSPRDMYEELRRRGVETPMSWMVRNRQITLPPGLTEVRHTSREYFEALARSEFIVSNAHLPMWFEKQPGQKVVQTWHGSMLKRIGFDIEHVQFAGRNYHDRLRHETNQWDYLVSPSPWATPILRRAFGFENEILETGYPRNDIFHRPEREAVTEAVRERLGLPEGKKVILYAPTWRDDKFYSVGKYKLDLHLDLRRLYDALGDDHVLLFRRHPNIVDRVPNVGKDFVFDVSAYPEIQELFLVTDILITDYSSLMFDFANTGRPMLFFTYDLEEYRDSLRGFYFDFAETAPGPLLRTSDEVIDSIRDIDGVQEAHRERYEAFVNQFCPLDDGKAAARVVEQVFGKLL; encoded by the coding sequence GTGGTCGCACTCAGTGTCGTCGTACCCATCTACAACGTCGAGAGGTATCTCGACGAGTGCCTGCGCTCCCTTCAGGTGCAGACGTGGGACGATCTCGAGGTCGTGATGGTGGACGACGGGTCCCCGGACGGCAGCGCGGCCATCGCGGCCCGATACGCCGAGCAGGACCCCCGCTTCCGGCTGATCCAGCAGGAGAACGGCGGCCTGGGCGCCGCCCGCAACACCGGCATCGAGCACGCGCGCGGCGACTTCCTGACCTTCGTGGACAGCGACGACGTGATCCCGTCCTACGCGTTCGGCTACCACCTGGAGAGCCTGCGCCGGAGCGGCTCGGACTTCTCCAGCGGCAACGTCCACCGCCTCAACGAGCTGGGCACGCGCCAGTCGCCGATGCACCGCAGGATCTTCCGCACCGCGAAGACCGGCACGCACATCACGCGCGAGGACACGCTCCTGGTGGACCGGCTGGCCACCAACAAGGTCTGGCGCCGCTCCTTCTGGGACAGGCACGGGATGACCTTCCCCGTCGGTGTCCTGCACGAGGACATCCCCGTGGCCATCCCCCTGCACTTCCTCGCCGAGTCGGTGGACGTGCTCTCCGCGCCCGTCTACCTCTGGCGCGAGCGCCCGAGCGACGACAAGTCCATCACCCAGGACCGGCTGCGACCCCAGGCCCTGGAGGACCGCGTCAGCGCGGTCACCAAGGTCAGCGACTTCCTCAGGGAGAACCAGCCGCCCCTCCAGAAGCGCCGGTGGGACGCGGTGGCGCTCGGCAGCGACCTGCGCCTCTTCCTCCAGGTGCTCGACCGGGCCGACGCGGACTTCACCCGGCGGCTCGTCGAGCTCGGCAACGCCTACCTGGACCAGGTGGACGACAAGGTGCTGCGCGACCTCCCCGCCATCGAGCGCCTCAAGTGGCACCTCATCCGGCAGCGCAAGGTCGAGCAGCTGCGCGAGGTCATCGTCTTCAACAAGAGCGCCGAGCACAAGAAGGCCAAGATCGTCCGGCACGGGATCCGCTACTACGCGGACTACCCGTTCAAGGACGACCCCGCCCAGGGCGTGCCGCGCTCGGTCTACCGCGTGCGCTCGGAGCTCAAGCTCCGCCAGAAGGCCGAGGAGCTCACCTGGGTCGACGGCAAGCTCGTCGTCGGGGGCCGGGTCTGCCTGAAGTACCTGCGGCCCAACAAGCGCCTCCAGCAGCAGGTCCGCGCCTGGGCGGTCAACGCCGAGGACGGCAGGCGCGTGCGGCTGAGCACGACCACGCACCAGGCCAACGAGTTCCGGCTCGCCCCGACGGTGGCCACCTCCCGCAAGGACTGGGGCGGCTACCGGATCGTCATCGACCCCGCCGAGCTGGGGGACGAGGGCGACTGGTACGTGGAGCTGGGCGTGGTCAACCGCGGCTTCCGCCGTGTGGACCGCCTCAAGAAGCCCGCCGCGGCCGACGTCCGGATGCTCGGCCCCGAGCAGGTCCGGCCGGGCGTGTGGGCCCGCCCGCACTGGGTGGACGACTTCGAGCTGCGCCTGACCGTCGAGCGACCGGCGGTCGTCCTGGACGGCTCCGCGGTCGAGGGCTCCTCCCTGGTCCTGAGCGGCCGGGCGACGGGAACCCCGACCGAGGGCCTGAGCGCCTACGTCCAGCGCTTCCCCGGCGACGTCGAGGTCCCGGCGAAGGTGGAGACCGACGGCGCGTCCGTGCGCGTGCTCGCCGACCTGGCCGCCCTCACCGACGGCTACCAGGACAGGGACGCCATCGCGGGCAGCGACCCCTACGAGGACTGGTCGGTCCACCTCCGGGACGGCTCCGGCCGCTCCCGGTGGATCCCCTTCGCCGAGGACGGCCCCGAGGGCCGCTACGCGCACTCCGGCCTGAGCGTGCGGGTGCTCCCCGACTTCGCCGGGCGTACCAGGGTCCGGGTGGAGCGGCCCCAGCCCCTGCTCACCGCCGTCTCCTGGGACGACGACGTCCTCGACCTGCGGGGCGACTTCCCCGAGACCCCCACGGGAGAGCTCTCCCTGGTGGTCAAGGCCGTCGGCCGGATGGAGGAGCACCTGTTCCCGGTGGAGGCCGCGGACGGCCGGTTCTCGGCCTCCGTCCCGCCCACCGCGATCCCCAACTTCGGCACGAAGGTGCCCCTCACGCCCGGCAACTACCGCTTCCTGCTGCGCACCGCCACCGGCGACAACCAGTGGGACGACCGCCGGATCGGCTTCTCGCGGGAGCTGCGCACCGCCAAGTTCCCCGCCCCCGAGAAGGAGGGCGGCTTCGACCTGGAGCTCAAGCCGGACGGCCGCGGGTGGCCCGTGCTGCGCCTGGGCTCGGTGCTGCGTCCGGAGGAGCAGGGGTCCTACGCGCAGCAGGTCCTGCGCGAGGAGGTCTACCCCAAGCTGCGCCGCAAGCCGGTGCTGCCCGGCATCGTCTTCGACAGCTACACCGGCAAGCAGTTCTCCGACAGCCCGCGGGACATGTACGAGGAACTGCGGCGCCGCGGCGTGGAGACGCCGATGTCGTGGATGGTGCGCAACCGCCAGATCACCCTGCCCCCGGGGCTGACCGAGGTCCGGCACACGAGCCGCGAGTACTTCGAGGCGCTGGCGCGCTCGGAGTTCATCGTCTCCAACGCCCACCTGCCCATGTGGTTCGAGAAGCAGCCCGGGCAGAAGGTCGTGCAGACCTGGCACGGGTCGATGCTCAAGCGCATCGGCTTCGACATCGAGCACGTCCAGTTCGCGGGCCGCAACTACCACGACCGGCTCCGGCACGAGACCAACCAGTGGGACTACCTGGTCTCCCCGAGCCCCTGGGCGACCCCGATCCTGCGCCGCGCCTTCGGCTTCGAGAACGAGATCCTGGAGACCGGCTACCCGCGCAACGACATCTTCCACCGCCCCGAGCGCGAGGCGGTGACGGAGGCGGTCCGCGAGCGCCTGGGCCTGCCGGAGGGCAAGAAGGTCATCCTCTACGCGCCCACCTGGCGCGACGACAAGTTCTACTCCGTCGGCAAGTACAAGCTGGACCTGCACCTGGACCTGCGGCGGCTGTACGACGCCCTCGGCGACGACCACGTGCTGCTGTTCCGCAGGCACCCCAACATCGTCGACCGGGTGCCGAACGTGGGCAAGGACTTCGTCTTCGACGTCTCGGCCTACCCCGAGATCCAGGAGCTGTTCCTGGTCACGGACATCCTCATCACCGACTACTCGTCGCTGATGTTCGACTTCGCCAACACCGGCCGCCCGATGCTGTTCTTCACCTACGACCTGGAGGAGTACCGCGACAGCCTGCGCGGGTTCTACTTCGACTTCGCCGAGACCGCCCCGGGCCCGCTGCTGCGCACCTCCGACGAGGTCATCGACTCGATCCGCGACATCGACGGGGTCCAGGAGGCCCACAGGGAGCGGTACGAGGCCTTCGTGAACCAGTTCTGCCCCCTGGACGACGGCAAGGCCGCGGCCCGGGTGGTCGAGCAGGTCTTCGGCAAGCTCCTCTGA
- the galE gene encoding UDP-glucose 4-epimerase GalE, with the protein MRILLTGGAGYIGSHTAVELVARGHQVVVLDNLVNSSEEAVRRVEKITGARIPFVRGDCTEQGVVERVLVEHGIEAVVHFAGLKAVGESVSQPLRYYRNNLDALLTLAETMDRVGVRDLVFSSSATVYGDPDTVPIAEGSALRVTNPYGATKLFGERILEDLAVSAPDWRITVLRYFNPVGAHSSGLIGEDPNDIPNNLFPYISKVAAGRLPELTVFGDDYDTADGTGVRDYLHVVDLARGHVAALDHLASQKGLRAFNLGTGRGTSVLEAIRAFEAACGHTIPFRVGPRRDGDIATCFADPGLANRELGWRAEHTVAEACADAWRWQSANPDGYR; encoded by the coding sequence TTGAGGATTCTGCTCACCGGAGGAGCCGGGTACATCGGTTCCCACACGGCGGTCGAGCTGGTCGCGCGCGGGCACCAGGTGGTCGTCCTGGACAACCTGGTCAACAGCAGCGAGGAGGCCGTGCGCCGGGTCGAGAAGATCACCGGCGCGCGGATCCCGTTCGTGCGGGGCGACTGCACCGAGCAGGGCGTCGTCGAGCGCGTCCTGGTGGAGCACGGCATCGAGGCCGTGGTGCACTTCGCCGGGCTCAAGGCGGTGGGGGAGTCCGTCAGCCAGCCGCTGCGGTACTACCGCAACAACCTGGACGCCCTGCTCACGCTCGCCGAGACGATGGACCGCGTCGGGGTGCGCGACCTGGTGTTCAGCTCCTCGGCCACCGTCTACGGCGACCCCGACACGGTGCCGATCGCCGAGGGGAGCGCGCTGCGGGTGACCAACCCCTACGGCGCGACCAAGCTGTTCGGCGAGAGGATCCTGGAGGACCTCGCGGTGAGCGCGCCCGACTGGCGGATCACCGTGCTGCGGTACTTCAACCCGGTCGGCGCACACTCCAGCGGCCTGATCGGGGAGGACCCCAACGACATCCCCAACAACCTCTTCCCCTACATCTCCAAGGTCGCCGCGGGCAGGCTGCCCGAGCTGACGGTCTTCGGCGACGACTACGACACCGCGGACGGCACGGGGGTCCGGGACTACCTGCACGTGGTGGACCTGGCCCGGGGGCACGTCGCGGCGCTCGACCACCTGGCCTCGCAGAAGGGGCTCAGGGCCTTCAACCTGGGGACGGGGAGGGGCACCTCCGTCCTGGAGGCGATCCGCGCCTTCGAGGCGGCCTGCGGCCACACCATCCCCTTCCGGGTGGGGCCGCGCCGCGACGGCGACATCGCCACCTGCTTCGCCGACCCGGGGCTGGCCAACCGCGAACTGGGCTGGAGGGCCGAGCACACGGTGGCCGAGGCCTGCGCCGACGCCTGGCGCTGGCAGTCGGCCAACCCCGACGGCTACAGGTGA
- a CDS encoding NCS1 family nucleobase:cation symporter-1, translated as MTHSPTPAEPAAVTHPDGRVSLAEGTSLPEGPYVNADLQPVPMSRRTWGTGSFGALWVSMSVSIPAWTLASGLIAAGMDWRQAMLAVVLGNLVVLLPMVLTGHAGARYGIPFPVFARASFGLRGANLPALLRGAVACGWYGIQTWVGGQGVYILLGRLLGDGWTGSAALGGQPWTLWLSFGLFWVAQLAIILWGMEGVRRTQVWAAPLMILGGVALLAWMAVEAGGLAPMLSLDSGEPLDWGPSFWALFFPSLMGVIGYWATLTLNISDFTRFSSSQRAQVVGQTLGLPTTMTLFSLLAVMVTAGTAAVYGEPLWNPIDVVARMDSGIGLLFAVFVVLLATVSTNIAANLVGPAYDLSNLRPRLISFRAGAITTCVLSVLIMPWRLLENESVYIFTWLGTVGGLLGTVAGVLLADYWLLRRTRMNLPALYERGSEYWYRHGWNWRALVAFGVGSVLAVGGSHSPEGSGPFPAEGLVPFLAPLADYGWLVGLASGLLLHWGLGVLLPHRDAGERAARRTEGAAAG; from the coding sequence GTGACCCACAGCCCGACCCCGGCGGAACCCGCCGCCGTCACCCACCCCGACGGCCGGGTGTCCCTCGCCGAGGGGACCTCCCTGCCCGAGGGCCCCTACGTCAACGCCGACCTCCAACCCGTCCCGATGTCCCGGCGCACCTGGGGCACCGGCAGCTTCGGCGCCCTGTGGGTGAGCATGTCGGTCAGCATCCCGGCCTGGACCCTGGCCAGCGGCCTGATCGCGGCGGGCATGGACTGGCGCCAGGCCATGCTCGCCGTGGTCCTGGGCAACCTCGTCGTCCTGCTGCCCATGGTGCTGACCGGCCACGCGGGCGCCAGGTACGGCATCCCCTTCCCCGTGTTCGCGCGCGCCTCCTTCGGCCTGCGCGGCGCCAACCTGCCCGCGCTGCTGCGCGGCGCGGTCGCCTGCGGCTGGTACGGCATCCAGACCTGGGTCGGCGGCCAGGGGGTGTACATCCTGCTCGGGCGGCTGCTCGGCGACGGGTGGACGGGGTCGGCGGCGCTGGGCGGCCAGCCGTGGACGCTGTGGCTGTCCTTCGGCCTGTTCTGGGTCGCCCAGCTCGCGATCATCCTGTGGGGCATGGAGGGCGTGCGCCGGACCCAGGTGTGGGCCGCGCCGCTGATGATCCTCGGCGGCGTCGCGCTGCTGGCCTGGATGGCCGTGGAGGCCGGGGGCCTGGCCCCGATGCTGTCCCTGGACTCGGGCGAGCCCCTGGACTGGGGGCCCTCCTTCTGGGCGCTGTTCTTCCCGTCGCTGATGGGCGTGATCGGCTACTGGGCGACCCTGACCCTCAACATCAGCGACTTCACCCGCTTCTCGTCCTCCCAGCGCGCCCAGGTGGTGGGCCAGACGCTGGGCCTGCCCACCACGATGACGCTGTTCTCGCTGCTGGCCGTCATGGTCACGGCGGGCACCGCGGCCGTCTACGGCGAACCCCTGTGGAACCCGATCGACGTCGTGGCGCGGATGGACAGCGGGATCGGCCTGCTCTTCGCGGTCTTCGTCGTGCTGCTGGCCACGGTCTCCACCAACATCGCGGCCAACCTGGTCGGTCCGGCCTACGACCTGTCCAACCTCAGGCCCCGGCTGATCAGCTTCCGCGCCGGGGCGATCACCACCTGCGTGCTCAGCGTGCTGATCATGCCGTGGCGGCTGCTGGAGAACGAGAGCGTCTACATCTTCACCTGGCTGGGCACGGTGGGCGGCCTCCTGGGCACCGTGGCGGGCGTCCTGCTCGCCGACTACTGGCTGCTGCGCCGCACGCGGATGAACCTGCCCGCGCTGTACGAGCGCGGCTCGGAGTACTGGTACCGGCACGGGTGGAACTGGCGCGCCCTGGTGGCCTTCGGCGTCGGCTCGGTGCTGGCCGTGGGCGGTTCGCACTCCCCCGAGGGGTCGGGCCCCTTCCCGGCCGAGGGTCTGGTCCCGTTCCTGGCGCCGCTGGCGGACTACGGGTGGCTCGTGGGGCTGGCCAGCGGCCTGCTGCTGCACTGGGGCCTGGGCGTGCTCCTGCCCCACCGGGACGCGGGGGAGCGGGCCGCGAGGAGGACGGAGGGGGCCGCCGCCGGCTGA